GTGCTCTgaaattaatacattttcatgCTCTGTCTCTTGTAACATGTAAAGTGGCCCAGGTGAGGTTCTTCTGCTCTACTGCTACTGTCCGCTGGCAGATCCACCGCTCATCTGTGCTTGGCAGAAGGCCCTTTGTGAAAAACTCCAGTTAACTGGCAAGGTAACAGAATGACACAATCCTGGCATATATAAATATTATGATTTTCCTTTTTATAATTCAGTACTCCATTCAGTTATAATACCATTTCTGTAGGTGAGGGTGGCAACAGAGGGGATAAATGGAACAGTTGGAGGCACAAAAGTGGCGACGGACTTGTACATCAAGGCAATGTGCTCCCATCCCATCTTCAAGATAATGGAAAAAGAAGACTTTAAGGTAAaaacaacatcaaatcaaattatttgtCAATGTGCCAAATaaaacatgtgtagaccttaccatgcaATGCCTACTTGCGAGCCTtttcccaacaatgtagagttAAAAAAAAGTAAGAAAATTTAACAAAAAAGGAAATAGTAATACAATAACGAGGATATATAAGAGGAGTACCGGTGCCACGTCAATGTGCAGCGGTACAAGGTAATaagtaggtaggggtaaaagtgactatgcAATCAGGATGGATAATAAACAGGGTAGAAGCAGCatatgtgaagagtgtgaaagtgtgtgtggtgtcaatatgcgcgtgtgtgtgtgtgttggagtgtcggtgtagtatgtgtgggaagagtccagtgagtgtgcagaGAAACcagtgcaaataaataaataaatcagggGGTCAATgctaatagtctgggtagccatttgaataACTGTTtcgcagtcttatgtcttgggggtagaagctattcaagagccttttggtcccagacttggcactccggtactgcttgccgtgcggtagccgagagaacagtctatgacttggctgGAGTCATTGACAACAGAAAAAGGCTTGGGGTAAGGTTTACAAATGTTTCTCTGTGATCCATTCATTATTGTTTTCAATGTCTCCTTAGACCAGTAATGGGGGCGCAGAGTGTTTCTCTAACCTTCGAGTTGGAGTCTACAAGGAAATAGTGCCAATGGGAGTGGACCCAGATGCCCTCTCCTACAGACTAGCAGGTAGGCCTATAACAAGTGTCTCGCGTATGTCTGCGTTGGATATGTTATTTGATATTATGGAAGCAGTAACTGGTAATGGTTGAATATGGCCCTGAGTTAAGCCTCTGTTTTTTTCCACTTAGGTGCTCACCTGGAACCTGAAGAATTCCACAAAGAAGTGGAGGCTCTTTTGTCTAAAGGTGACTCTTGCAATGATACAATACTGCTGGACTGCCGGAACTTCTATGAGAGTAAAATTGTAAGTATTGGATTTGACTGCATTTGTCCACTGTGTTCTGTAGGTATATTTGTATTTATCATATAGAGTAATAATAATGGCAGTTTAATGTACCAAATATTTTTTTGCTTTCAGGGGCAGTTCAGCCAATGTTTGGCTCCCAACATCCGAAAATTCAGTTACTTCCCCGATTACGTTGACCAGAACCTTGATCTCTTTCGAGACAAGAAGGTCCTGATGTACTGTACCGGCGGCATTCGCTGTGAACGTGGCTCAGCCTATCTCCGCTCAAAAGTAAACTTACCTTTCAGTGACAGTGTCTCATTGAAACATGACAAACATGCTTCATCCAACCCAAAAGCTCAACCTAAACAAATGTTTAAAAGTATGTTTCTCTCTTACTTCCAGGATGTGTGTAAGGATGTTTATCAGCTGAAAGGTGGCATTCATAAGTACATGGAACAATTCCCTGAGGGCTTCTATCGTGGCAAACTGTTTGTGTTTGACGAGCGCTATGCCATCTCCTCCAACAGTGACATCATCTCTGGTCTGTATAAACTGTGAATTGCCCTTAGGACTTTCCGATTATCACAGTGCTTTTTTATGTAAGCAGTAGTCTAGTTTTTGAGCTTATGTGCCAACCCAAAGAAAAAGTTCCTTCCTGTTAGAACGAGAGACGTATTCATCAATagtcctctccccttcctcctctttgtCTGCAGAGTGCAGATACTGCGGCTCTCCGTGGGACCAGTACCAGCTGTGCTCCACCCACTTCTGCTGCCAGCTGGTCCTTTCCTGCTCTGCCTGCAGACAGGGGGGCCACACCGCCTGCTGTCCCACCTGCCAGACCAAGGGCCAGGGAGAAGAGCCCTCTGCCACACCTACACAAAGAGAGGAGTGTGAGTGTACAGATGGGCGGCCCAGGATCCCCCAGGATGCATTGTGATGTTTTAAAACGTTCAACAGCGCTAAGCAGAGACCTTACCTGGAACTTTACCCTCATGGTTTTGACGATCCTGGTTCAACAGACCCAAATGTGGTTGTGGTGACAAACCGCTAGTGTCTATTTGTATTAAAGGAATCCTCAACATCAGTTATTTTATGAGCTTGCCTTGAATGGGTCTTGAATGgctgaagtaaaaaaaaaaatgcactaACATTAGACACTATATATTACATGTGACATGATCAGAGGTGTCATGTATGTCGCCGATATCATGATCTTGTATATTGTTCAATAAAAACCTATATTTAGAGATTACATATTCAATATTTTGAACATAAAAATAGGTGCTGATTTAGCTACTCTGATTATTCAACACTGATCCATCTCATCTATGGGTGCGTTTGTAAATTCAACCTGGAGTGCCAGTGCGCTCTGGGGGTGTGTAAATTCAAAGCGTTTCGCTCTCTGAGCTTTCAGAGTGTGCACTGGATGCCCAGGACAGGGAGTAGGGTTAATCcgacagtcaagcacccaagctaacaggccaatgttggctagcttgctagctactttcaGACAcctgagagaacacctcactctgaccatttcacttgcactagcagagctggttagactgtttcatgttatctagagcgttggtgactaactgtgctgctggcaacaatttaataacGTTTTTTTTGCCCACATTTATTGACACAggtcatattcaacgggtgttgcaCGTTCGTAAATTCatgttattctgcgctctggtactCTCAGACGAGAGCGCTCTGAAAtaggagtagatagccagagtgaatttacgaaagCACCCTATATCTCTTGCACATCTGCCTACTAACAAGCTGGCGCCGTTATGCCAGCTGTAGCTcgtcacatcaaatcaaatgtatttatatagcccttcgtacatcagctgatatctcaaagtgctgtacagaaacccagcctaaaaccccaaacagcaaacaatgcaggtgtaaaagcacggtggctaggaaaaactccctagaaaggccaaaacctaggaagaaacctagagaggaaccgggctatgtggggtggccagtcctcttctggctgtgccgggtagagattataacagaacatgaccaagatgttcaaatgttcataaatgaccagcatggtcgaataataataaggcagaacagttgaaactggagcagcagcacagtcaggtggactggggaccgcAAGGAgacatcatgtcaggtagtcctgggacatggtcctagggctcaggtcctccgagagagagaaagaaagagagaattagagaatgcaaatgtggggtggccagtcctcttctggctgtgctgggtggagattataacagaacgtggccaagatgttcaaatgttcataaatgatcagcatggttgaataatagtaaggcagaacagttgaaactggagcagcagcatggccaggtggactggggacagcaaggagtcatcatgtcaggtagtcctgggacatggtcctagggcccaggccagttgaaactggagcagcagcatggccaggtggactggggacagcaaggagacatcatgtcaggtagtcctgggacatggtcctagggcccaggccagttgaaactggagcagcagcatggccaggtggactggggacagcaaggagacatcatgtcaggtagtcctgggacatggtcctagggctcaggtcctccgagagagagaaagaaagagagaattagagagagcaaatgtggggtggccagtcctcttctggctgtgccgggtggagattataacagaacgtggccaagatgttcaaatgttcataaatgaccagcatggttgaataatagtaaggcagaacagttgaaactggagcagcagcatggccaggtggactggggacagcaaggagtcatcatgtcaggtagtcctgggacatggtcctagggcccaggccagttgaaactggagcagcagcatggccaggtggactggggacagcaaggagtcatcatgtcaggtagtcctggggcatggtcctagggctcaggtcctccgagagagagaaagaaagagagaaggagagaattagagaacgcacacttagattcacacaggacaccgaataggacaggagaagtactccagatataacaaactgaccctagccccccgacacaaactactgcagcataaatactggaggctgagacaggaggggtcaggagacactgtggccccattcgaggacacccccggacagggccaaacaggaaggatataaccccacccactttgccaaagcacagcccccacaccactagagggatatcttcaaccaccaacttaccatccggagacaaggccgagtatagcccacaaagatctccgccacggtacaacccaaggggggggagcaacccagacaggctgaccacaacagtgaatcaacctacccaggtgacgcacccccccccccccagggacggcatgagagagccccagcaagccagtgactcagcccccgtaacagggttagaggtagagaatcccagtggaaagaggggaaccggccaggcagagacagcaagggcggttcgttgctccagagcctttccgttcaccttcccactcctgggccagactacactcaatcatatgacccactgaagagatgagtcttcagtaaagacttaaaggttgagaccgagtttgcgtctctgacatgggtaggcagacctttccataaaaatggagctctataggagaaagccctgcctccagctgtttgcttagaaattctagggacaattaggaggcctgcgtcttgtgaccgtagcgtacgtgtaggtatgtacggcaggaccaaatcagagaggtaggtaggagcaagcccatgtaatgctttgtaggttagcagtaaaaccttaaaatcagcccttgctttgacaggaagccagtgtagagaggctagcactggagtaatatgatcacattttttggtagAAACAGCAGCTTCACACAGGGTGCGTTTGTACATTTCCTCTGGCTATATACTCTGATTTCAGTGTTAaagagcacagaataactgatgaattgtTGCACAcgcaacacctgttgaatatgaccgtgtcagaatcataaaacacgggacgagatgttaaaaactgtccattgtaccaatagatggaatgcactcacatgagatttgccgtgatgttgacagagtggcatgggaggtttatttcttagactggggtaagatgtcaattttgggacacatcctcagtagtgtgccttcgaatcagtgggtgtttcggcctttaatcactaaacaccctcatcaaaggtggccagctaaagggtaatcaagccttagcttgtgtcccatgcccaattaagatgtcccacgggactatgcaaggtaggggcgtcctcttccctgagccagccatacagctgaccgcatacctcatatgccctcctcaagttggagggatctgaattgggttctcaggtgggggtggggggggtcatgaagttatagcccagcaagggtccttccgtttgatccagatccactggctgcctctttcagctgcttgagaaactgctctgacggtctgccgcagagcctgtccatggattccaagttctttcagcaacctgatgatggagagagacagcctttgcacttcttgcagtctcctcctgtctgcgcacctcctcgaccaccagcttcctgcgttcagatgttgttgccttatggaacgtcgGTTTGCTTGCTGCctggccaaagcctcctcttccatgctggatattccccacaatgtcttggtgtctcagggctgatgttgcttgctgcacagccttggatgatgtccatttccgtccagtttgtaggagaggtgcagccttgctaatggtctggtctttggagtccttcaatgtcatctgaagtcttactttagagcacttgtactcctccgttagacttgtaagaggtagttcaaggacccctttgccatagaggcctatgttactcaggcatcgtgggacacccagccatttcttcacgtatgaggtaatggttcactccatcttctccactgttgttattgggacctcatagacggtaaATATTGGCaaaaattgttgccagcagcacagttacagtcactaaCGCTCTATATaacctgggagtgtggtgccaggaaaataacctctcactcaacgtcaacaaaacaaaggagatgatagtggacttcaggaaacagcagagggagcacccacctatccacatcgataggactgcagtggagaaggtagaaagcttcaagttcctctgcatacacatcactgacaagctcaaatggtccacccacacagaccatgtggtgaagaaggtgcaacactGCCTCTTCAACCccgggaggctgaagaaatgtggcttggcacctaaaaccctcacaaacttttacagatgcacatatgagagcatcctgtcaggctgtatcaccgcctggtacggcaactgcaccacccacaatcgcagggctctccagagggtggtgtggtcttcCCAACATATCACCGGTGacaaactacctgtcctccaggacacctacagcactcgatgtcacaggagggccaaaaagataatcaaggacaacaaccacccgagccactgcctgtatcatccagaaggtgaagtCAGCagcaaagctgggacagagagactgagaaaaaaatctatctcaaggccattctacttttaaatagccatcactagcacattacaGGCTGCTGTCCTATATACATAGAATGGAAagcactggccactttaataatggaacactagccattttaatgatgtttacatattttgcattacttagctcatatgcatatactgtcttctctcctattctactgtatattagtctatgccactctgacattgctcatctaaatatgtatatgttcttaattccattactttagatttgtgtgtattgatgtgaaattgttagatattacgtgttagatattactgcacggttagagctagaaacacaagcatttcgctacacccgcaataacatctgctaaacacgtgtatgtgacaaataaaactttgatttgaaaacaGTTTAACCAACTCTTCTTGGGCGATTAAAATGttcagtgaggtgttctctcatttgtgtctgtaaGTAGCCAGCAAGCTAgacaactttagccagttagcctGGGTGCTTGattgccgttgtgaggtcagaactctCGGATCAATCCCAATTCTCcgcagagcgtccagtgtgctcTGAAAATACGAACAGATATTTTAACAGCGCACTGAATTTACGCCCTCTGACACACTGGAGACAATTTACGAACGCGCCCGAAATCGCCTCAATTGGGATGAACCTCAACATAGCTAGACAACAAGTCGAACAGGAGTTAGCTACGGCAGGGTGTTCACAAAAACACCAGACGAACACCTAGCTAATGGGAATAGTACTGCTCTTGGTGACAGCCTTTCATGTGTCTTTGTCACCCTGTGCCTTTCTGTTGATAAAGGACAGTGGGACCAAGAGATGTCTGCGCCGGGTTTTACGAGCCTGAAAACCTCTCTCGGTCACAGCTTGAATTCAACGCCGAATGGTGGAGCAGCACCCCCCTATCAGAATGGTAAAACAGGCTGTGGAGATTAAACTAGCCAGTGGTTGAAATAACTAGCTAACTAATGTGGCTGTGTGAAAGCCCTGTTGCTTGGATATTTGTTGCGTTTGGTAATtagcttagctagctaacgttagttgcgTAAATTATGACGTTATTAATAAAACCGACAATTCCGTTTTTAAAAGAGAAATCGAGAATTtctacctagctaacgttagctagtatcAATTCAAGTTTGCCACACTAGCCAGCTATCTTAAACAAGCAAGTTTATTTGTGCTAATATTTGTTATGTTCACAAATTGATTTGGTATTCTTTGTCTATTTCACTAATGCAGCCAGGATCCACCACGGGGTCCATTGTGGGAGGAATCTTTGGCtagttagctactgtagctagatggCTTACTTGGGCATTTTAAACCTGTCACTAGCTAGTAACGTTAGGGCGTCATCATTACACCGGCAGCTGGCCAGTCAGATCTAAAGTATTTTACTCTTGGGTTGCTGCTTAGATGACTTTGACATGTTTGATAATTTCTATAGAATATTTAttatgtaacgttagctagtaaTATATATGTAGGTAATACTTTTGATAATAGTTGATCACACTATTTATGATAATTATATATCCTCCTTGTCAATAATTGGCATCAATGTTTAATTTACCCCAAACCCCTTTGTTCTAACATTAACTCTTATTCTCTTCAGGTCCAGGGAGGCACACTTACCCATCCACATATCCTTTGACTGGGTACTATGGAGCCGGGCCTCAACAGCAGGGCAACCCAACCATTCCAGGCCAGTGTGCCCCTGCCCCCCCAAAAGCTCCAATCACGAACAATCATCACAGTGCTTACTGCCACCAGCAGCCGCTGCAGCCCACTGCTGCACCTACTGTAGCCCCCTCTGCATACGGAGCAACCCAaggctcccaccctccctctctgccctatGGCACCCCCACCACTCTTCCCACCTCCGCTACCCCTCCAAACCCCCAACATGCACCTTCATTCCAACAACCAGCCCCATACGCACAGCCTGGGGCCTACTATGGACAGCAGCAGTACCCTACCTCCCAAATGCAACACCACCCCCAGCAGCCAAACTTGGTTTTGGCACCCCCCACCAGCCCAGGTGCTCCCCTGTATCCCATTGTCTCGTACCCCTCTGTTCCGGGAAGCAGCCAGTACGGTACATTGCGTTCCTCCCAGGCTCCCACCGGCCCAGCAGCTGTTCCCAACCTGATGGGCGCTCCCCTCCACCAGTACGCCCAAGGAAATGACACCAGTCACCCAGCATCTACTGCAGCGGTTCACCCTGGGTATAGCATGGCTCCACCCGGCCAACCAGCCACAGTCAACGGTCAGGGTAATGCAGGTACAGTCAACTCCTTGGCACTGTTGAGAATGTCCGTACAGAATACGTTTTGAGACACTTGTCAATTCACTTTTCATGCCAATTTGTGTATTTGATATATTTGCCTCTGCCTTAATTGGTTTCTTCTCCCCGGTCCAAGACCCAGTCCTCCAGCACTATGACCAAAGTCACCAGGCACCCATGACACATGACCACTACAGAGGAGGAGTCAAACACAACACTGGGGGTGCTGACAGGGACATGCCACCTTTAGGAATCCCATCCACTTCAGTTAATTCCTCCCCAGGGCATCAGCAAGGTAAATGGAGAGGCTTTTAACCTATTGAATTAGCCTGGATCTCTCTATAGTATCTGTATAGGTTATCTGAATTGACGTCATCAATGGTAGGCCCATGTCGGCCATTTTAATGCAAGTTTTATAGGATCCTGCATCGTTACATTTGTGTGGTTCTCCGTCCTCACCTTGATTTAAATGATTGATGAAGGCATCTGTTTTTCATCTTCATACTCTTTTTCTAGGCCTAGTCTAAATAAGTGAATTGAAGAGGGGCATTTCCATCGAAAATAACCGATGAGCACCAATTTAAGTTAATAGGTGCATAacaaattgggtgtcaaatgaaagttAAGAGTATGTTTTGCAGAAGTGAAGGCagagattcattttttaaaactattttcatTCTTAATTGGGCataagcaaaggctttgatttctggatAAAAATGTGTAAAATGTATCAGAAATGCATCAAAACACACTAATATTGATGTAAACACCCCTGCTAACTACCGTAATTTCAGGattataagccgctactttattcccacactttgaacctcgcggtttatacaatgatgcggctaatttatggatttttcccgctttcacaagattcatgccgccaaaaaactgagcaccgtcacataatgtgacgtaaatcgagcgcgctcaaacttcccatcattctgattacggtagtaattttgtccaccctcatcatggcaaagacacggagaaatgcatatgatgcagctttcaagttgaaggcgatcgatctggctgttggaaaaggaaatagagctgctgcatgggagcttggccttaatgagtcgatgataagatgTTGGAAACAGCAgtgtgaggaactgactcagtgcagaaagacaacaaaagctttcagagggaagaaaagcagatggcccaaagtatttgcagccactcgatatcagtgtaaatcgtgcatttaaggtggcgctccttgttcagtgggaggcttggatgacaagtggggagaaatccttcactaaaacgggccgcaggtgaagagcatcttatggtcaagtctgccagtgggtcctgacagcgtggagcattgtcaaaaaatccactatcatcaacgggtttcaaatgctggactgctgcgtgttgaaggggcagcatgagctcagcggggtatttgcctccggatgaacgtgacgagagcgacaatgaaaacggtccaacatcggatgaagcaattctgaggctattcaactccgacactgaaggagatgacttcagtggtttcagtgcacaggaggaggaagatggtgaccaatgactttcttggtaggctactgttttaatttttgttacaagccgtgtttcgtttgaaggctgtgtaaagtttatttgtttcaatgtaccggtaggcatctgcggcttatagacatgtgcggcttatttatgtacaaaatacatattttttaataattcagtgggtgcggtttatattcaggtgcgcttaatagtccagcaattacggtaataTCAGCAATTATATTTCGTTCTGGAGAAATTGTTTACCatctgtaagtttaagaaatattACCTTGTGCCATGTAATTCCATTACCAAAAATCTGTTACGAAATTGGTAATGATGATACCATTGCAATCAGTAATGGAATTACTGCAATTTAATTGGCTAAAATGGGAAATCATAATATttacaaaccacagttgggtcacctgctactggCCTCCCTTCCACTgccatactgttatgttcagctcataactgttttCTTTGTCTTTTTGTTGTCTGGTGGTCAAAGCAAGAGTGTTAAAATTGTCTGAGTCTGGAcaacccctccctctatctcttgctctccagttaatgtcacctctctcagctcttactgacacctagcCATGAGAACACTCTTTTTCCATTTACTTTAAACAGCATCCTCACACACTGAGCATCAACTGACACTAGACGTCCATGGACGTTGAAAAGTAGTTGCAATTTGGTCGGTCCACCCTGGCTTTGATGTTAACGTCCACGGACGGACCGTACTGGACCAAAGCTGAACCTATCATAGACGTACAGTATCGGTCAaaaggacacacctactcattcaagggtttttattttttactacattgtagaatagtagtgaagacatcaactatgaatcATGTAGTTAAGAAAAAAAGAAGTGTtaaaaagaagtgttaaacaaattaaaaagaagtgttaaacaaattaaatatattttatatttgag
This DNA window, taken from Oncorhynchus gorbuscha isolate QuinsamMale2020 ecotype Even-year linkage group LG13, OgorEven_v1.0, whole genome shotgun sequence, encodes the following:
- the LOC123993461 gene encoding thiosulfate sulfurtransferase/rhodanese-like domain-containing protein 2 isoform X2, whose protein sequence is MLTPLHPMVLNKRNPNFLQLYEGTTHYTFGTFVASKIASCHEAESPTTVWNCCGQTFKEAPSIHKHVARTHDTDIQKLTKFTFEILLSPNEKEAASQQQATEKEPVDIFSWIPDTSHITGDQLHNGPGEVLLLYCYCPLADPPLICAWQKALCEKLQLTGKVRVATEGINGTVGGTKVATDLYIKAMCSHPIFKIMEKEDFKTSNGGAECFSNLRVGVYKEIVPMGVDPDALSYRLAGAHLEPEEFHKEVEALLSKGDSCNDTILLDCRNFYESKIGQFSQCLAPNIRKFSYFPDYVDQNLDLFRDKKVLMYCTGGIRCERGSAYLRSKDVCKDVYQLKGGIHKYMEQFPEGFYRGKLFVFDERYAISSNSDIISECRYCGSPWDQYQLCSTHFCCQLVLSCSACRQGGHTACCPTCQTKGQGEEPSATPTQREECECTDGRPRIPQDAL
- the LOC123993461 gene encoding thiosulfate sulfurtransferase/rhodanese-like domain-containing protein 2 isoform X1 yields the protein MTTDDVMACDELINLDVDTIAPHGFKQEKPQLSATLRRYYSLCKRRTFGTFVASKIASCHEAESPTTVWNCCGQTFKEAPSIHKHVARTHDTDIQKLTKFTFEILLSPNEKEAASQQQATEKEPVDIFSWIPDTSHITGDQLHNGPGEVLLLYCYCPLADPPLICAWQKALCEKLQLTGKVRVATEGINGTVGGTKVATDLYIKAMCSHPIFKIMEKEDFKTSNGGAECFSNLRVGVYKEIVPMGVDPDALSYRLAGAHLEPEEFHKEVEALLSKGDSCNDTILLDCRNFYESKIGQFSQCLAPNIRKFSYFPDYVDQNLDLFRDKKVLMYCTGGIRCERGSAYLRSKDVCKDVYQLKGGIHKYMEQFPEGFYRGKLFVFDERYAISSNSDIISECRYCGSPWDQYQLCSTHFCCQLVLSCSACRQGGHTACCPTCQTKGQGEEPSATPTQREECECTDGRPRIPQDAL